The stretch of DNA ACAAGAAACTATGCTGCTCCAAATTCAGAACCTATTTCAGATTTTATTCCTTGTGTAGCTTGAAGAAGCAATGCAACATTTATTAACAAATTTATGGATAAAGGTTCATTAATGTTAATTGAAGGAACTTTCCAATCTTCTAAAACAACTGATCAAAATGGGCAAACTGTAAATAATTATGTAATAAGTGCAGATCGAATACAATCACTAGAAACAAAAGAAGTTTCTGAATCAAGAAGAAAAAATAACCTTAAAGAATTTAGTATTTCTAATGAAGAAAATAAAACTACCGCTTCATCAAGTGAATCACAAAGTGAAAATGAAGAAACCGAAGCAGCTTATGATGGTTTATCTTGAGATTTTTAATAGGAGATAAATATGGCAAGAATTGTTCGTAAGAAATTGTTCGTTCGTAAACGTCCATGTCAATTTTGTTCAAGTAAATCACCTGTTAACTACGTTGACTATAAAAATGAAGAACTATTATCAAAATTAGTAAATCTACAAGGAAGAATTATTTCTTCAAGAATCACTGGTACATGTGCAAAACACCAAAGAGCAGTAGCTTTAGCAATCAAAAGAGCTAGATTAGTTGCTATCTTACCTTACATTGGCCCAGTTAAAAGAGAATTTGTTAAAAAAGATGCTGTTAAAGAATCAAAACAAGTAGTAGAAAACACTGCTACAACACAAGAAACAAAATAAATTTATTTTCAAAAAAAAGTGCGCAGTAAGTGCACTTTTTGTTTAAAAATTTTAAAATTTAATCTTACTATAAATTAAAAATATAAAATTAGTATAATTAAAAATATAAAATAAATAAAGGATATTATGAAAAAATTCAGAAAATTAGGAATTGAACAGTTTTTATTATCTTTATTATCAATTCTTGGAGTTGCTTTTTTTATAACTGTTTTAGTTTTAACAGTAACATACCAAAAAGAAATGCAAGATAAATATAACGTCAAAAGATACGAAGAGCTTATAACACTTATGATAAAAAGTGAAACTGAAAAAATGGCCTTATTTACAGTTTTATTTTGAAGTTCATTAGGTACAATGTTATTTTTTTTAATTGCTGGAATAAGTGTTAATATTGCAGCTGCTGTCACTTCATTTAAGCACAGTAAAACTTGCTTTTGATTATCTTTAGCAGGAATTTTATTAACAAGATTTTTCGGTTTAATTAGTGGTTCAATATTAATTGGTTTATCTTTCAGAAAAGAATAATAAACAAATTAGACAAAACAACACAAACTATAAGAATTCTTTCTTATAGTTTTTAATTTCAATTATAATTAAATACATGAAAATTAACTTAGCAAATCAATTAAGACCAATTACATTAGATAATTTTATTTGTTCTGATTCAAAACGAAAATTATTTGAATCAATTATAAAGAATAAAGATTATTCATCATTCATTTTTTATGGTAAACCAGGTTGCGGAAAAACTACTATTGCTAATATTTTGGCGAATGAAATTAATGGGAATTATGACTTCTTTAATGCCGCAATTGACAAAAAAGAAGATTTGCTAATTAAAATAAAGAATAATGACATTTTAATAATCGATGAAATTCATAGACTAAATAAAGATAAACAAGACATTTTACTTCCATATTTAGAAGATGGTTTTATTACAATTTATGCAACAACAACTGAAAATCCATACTTTAAATTAAATCCCGCCTTACGTTCAAGAGCGCATATAATTGAAATGGATTTACCAAGTTTAAACGACATTAAAATAAGACTATCTGAAATTGCAAAAAAAGAGAAAATGCTTTGATTAGAAAATACTGACATTCAAACCTTTATAGCAAAGCAAGCTAATGGAGATTTTCGTTCGGCTATCAATATTGTTGAGTTAATTAGTAAATTGCAAAATAGCAAAGATATTACTTTAGACACAATAAAAAAAATTATTCCTTCTATTAATTTTGTTAGTGATAAGGATGGGGATAATCATTATGATTTGCTAAGTGCCTTTCATAAATCGTTGCGTGGTTCAGACCCAGATGCTGCTCTTTATTGAGGATTATTGATTTTAAAATCTGGTAATACAGATGATTTATTTCGTCGAATGTTGTGTGCCTCGTATGAAGATGTGGGCTTAGCAAATCCAATGGTAGGTGTTCAAACTCTTTCAGCAATTGAGGCTTTTGAAAGATTAGGATTACCTGAAGGTTATTTATCTATTGGTTTTGCAATTCTAAATATAGCTTTAAGCCCAAAATCAAATTCAAGCTATTTGGCTATAGAAGCAACCAAAAGAATTCTAGATTCCAACTTTATTTTTCAGCCACCAAATCATTTAAAAGACGCTCATTATAGTTCGGCAATTAAATTAAATCGTGGAATTAATTACAAATATCCTCATAATTTTCCAAACAATTGAATAGAACAACAATATTTACCAAACGAGATAAAAAGCCAAGAAATATATACATATCAGAATCAAGGGTGAGAAAAAAAGATTAAAGAATATTGAAACAAAATTAAAAACACTAAGGAGAAGTAGAATGTTTGATTTAAAAAAAATAAACAATTTAGAAGATTTAAAATTAGCCAAAAATCAATTTAACAATTCTTCAGAATTAAAAACATTAATGGAACAATTAAAAGTTGCAGATAAAAGTTTAAAGCCTGAAATTGGAAAGAAAATTCAAGAACTTAAAAAAGAAGCGGAAGATTTTTTTGAAAAAGCAAAGGAAAAGATTAACCAAATTGAAATTCAAAAACAACTTGAGAATGATTTTGTTGATTTTGCTACACCTGTTGAATTTGAGGGCTCAATTCATCCAGTAAATTTGATTTCAGAAAGATTTAGGGAATGACTATTATTTAACGGATATATTGAACTTAATTATTCTGAAATTGAAAACGAGAAATATAACTTTGAAAATTTAAATATTCCTGCTTCGCATCCAGCAAGAGAAATGCAAGATTCTTTATACTTAAATAAAAACGAATTATTAAGAACTCATAACACTGGAATTAGCGCACGTGCTTTAGAAAGATTTGTTAACAGTGAATTTTCACAATTTACTATTGGAAAAGTTTATCGTAATGATGAAGAAGACAGAACTCATACACACCAATTCACTCAATTAGACTTAGTAAGTATTGGGAATGTTTCTTTTGCTTCATTAATGTATACTTTAAAGGAAATGCTTTCTTATGTTTTAGAGGAAGAAATTAAAATCAGATTACGTCCATCTTATTTTCCTTTTACTGAACCAAGTGTTGAGGTTGACATCTTTTTTAAAAACAGATGAATTGAAGTGCTAGGAGCTGGAATGCTTAATGAAAAGGTTTTAAAGGCTGCTGGATATTCAAATGAGATGAATGGTTTTGCTGCGGGAATTGGTATAGAAAGAATTGCAATGATTAAATACGGAATTGAAGATATTCGTGAACTTTATACAAATGATAAAAGATTTTTAAAACAATTTAAATAAGGAGAAAATATGTTATTTTCATATAAAACGCTTTGTAAATTAGCTAATTTAAAAACAGTAACAATAGAAGACGTTGTTGAAGCGATTAATTCTATTGGTTTTGAAGTAGAAGAATATCATAAATTTTCTGAGGTTGAAGGAATTAAAATTTGTAATGTTTTAAAAACTTATAAGAATCCTCAGGCAGATAGATTAACTGTTTGCGAAGTACAATATGGTGATGGTCATAAGGCAATTATTCAAACTACAGCAACAAACATGAAAGAAGGACAGTATGTTATGTCTTTTGTTCCTGGTTCACGTAGTAAAGATATCGTTTTTGCGCCAAGAAAAATGCAAGGAATTATATCTGAAGGAATGTTTGTAAGTTTAACAGAATTAGGCTTTGACCCTGAAATTGTTCCAAAAGAATTAAATGAAGGAATTTTTCAACTAGATAAAATTGATTTGAATATTGATCCAATAACATATTTTGATTTAGATGATTACATTATTGATATTTCAATTTTATCAAACAGGGCCGATGCGCAATGCTACCTAGTAATGGCAAAAGAATTAGCTGCTTATTTTGATACAGATGTTAAATGACCAAAAAAAGCTAATCCAAACTTAATTTCAGATTTTGTTGTTAAAAATTTGAATAACACTCAAGCTTTTTCGTTAATTGAAGCTTCGAATACTAATTTAGGCTGTTCACTTCATGAACAAATGTTACTATGAAAACACGGTATTAAGACCTTTTCAAACGCAGTAGATTTAACCAATTTAGTTTTATTATTTGCTGGAGTTCCTTGCCATGTTTATAATAAAGAAGATTTAAAATCAAATGAATTTAGTGTTAATAATTTCAATGGTAAACTAAATATTCTAGGCAATAAAGAAATAGAATTTGATAATGCGCTTTGTGTTTACAACGGTTCTAATCCAGTTTCACTTGCTGCTACAATTGGTTTAGAAGAATATCAATTTAAGAAAGAAGCTAAAAAGGCTGTTTTTGAATTAGCATCATTTAACATTTTAAATATAAGAAAAAATTCTAAACAAATTAAAATGAATACAAATTCATCTCAAAGAGCAAGTAGGGAAATTTCGGACGGATCATTAGTCCTAGCTTATAATTTTTTATCTCAATATCTTACTGATTATTCAGCACAAATAAATGCACCTAAATTACATAAGAAAACAATTTTAATTGACAAATCTTACTTAAATAAATTTGCGGGTTTTAGCATTAATAAGACAAAAAAATATAATGATGTTATAAGCAAATTAGCTAGATTAGATTTTAAATTTAAGTCAGATTATTCAGAAGTTACTTTTCCAAACTATCGTTATGACTTAAATTCAATGCAGGATTTTGTTGAAGAAATATTTAGATTTTATGGTTACAACAACTTTCCATTAAAACAACCAAAATTAACGAGATTGAATTTTGAAATCAACAAAATTTATGATTATTACAAAACTTTAGCAAATAAAAATTACTCAAATGTTAGAACATATACATTAATTAAACCTGAAGATAATATTTTTAATCCTTTCAATATTGAAGAAGTTTTGAATGCTTCAGACTCAAAAAACTACGACCATTCACAAATTAGATTGTCTTTAATTCATAGCCTAAATGAAGTTTTAGTTTACAATAAAAAGCAAGGTTTTGAATATGGTTCTTATTTTGACATCGGAATGGTTGGAAGAGAAATGGATGTTTTAGGAATATGTTCGAACTTAAAAACTTTTGAAGAAATAAAACTAGATATTCAATCTTTAACAAATAAAACTCTTGACTTTAAAGAAAGTAAAAATATAATCTTTAATCCTAAAGCTTCTTGTGAAATTTATTTAGATAATGAGTTTATTGGTTACATAGCTAAAATTCATCCGCAGTTTATTAATTCTGATGCATTTTTTGCTGAAATTAAATTATCTAAATTAAGTAATAACAGAAAAACTTTTACTAATTATCGGCACGAACCTTTAAAAAATCGTGATATTACATTTGAATTAGAACAACACGAAAGTGTGAACGAAATTATTGAAAAAATCAAAACTATCAAAGGCATACATTCATACAAAATTATTGACATTTATCGAAAAGACAATAATTTGAAAACAGTTACTTTTTCATTTTTAATTGAAGATTGAGCAATAAAAAAATTAGAACAAGTTTTTGCAACAACTAAATAATTGTTGTTGCTTTTCTTTTAATTGATTTCGCTATTTTTTCCCAAAAATTGATAAAAAATAAATATATAATAAACAATATTAGTGGAGGCAAAATGAAAGAAACGGAAATAAAGAAAAATGTTGATATTGAACAGATACTAAGAGAAATCGAAAAAGAGTTTGGAAAAGAATCAATAATGCTTTTAGGAGAAGAACCAAGCATTATTCCTGAAACTTTTAGCTCAGGATCCTTAAATATTGACAATATTTTGGGAATTGGCGGATGACCTAAGGGAAGGGTTATTGAAATTTTTGGACCTGAAAGTAGTGGTAAAACAACGCTTGCACTTCACGCTATTGCTGAGATTCAAAAAACTGGGGGAATTGCTGCATTTATTGATGCTGAACATTCTATAGATCCAATTTATGCAAAGAATTTAGGAGTAGACATAAAAAATTTAATTTTGGCTCAGCCCAGTTCTGGTGAGGAAGCTTTAGAAATAGTTGATCGTCTTGCAAAGACTGGATCAATAGATTTAATAGTTGTTGATTCTGTCGCTGCATTAGTTCCAGAAGTAGAACTAAATGGAGAAATGAAAGATCAAACAATTGGAGCTCAAGCAAGATTAATGTCTAAAGCTTTAAGAAAAATTACTGGCACATTGTCAAAGAATAAAACCACAGTTATATTCTTAAATCAAATACGAGAAAAAATTGGAGTTATGTTTGGAAATCCGGAAACCACTGCTGGAGGTAAGGCTTTAAAATTTTATGCTTCAATAAGATTGGAAGTTAGAAAGAGTCAAAACATAACAAATAATGGCGATATTACAGGGAATCAAATTAAATGTAAAGTTGTCAAAAACAAATTAGCTCCGCCATATAAAAGCACTCAAATAGAAATAGTCTTCTCGAGAGGTATTTCAAGAGTGAATGAAATTATTCAATTAGCAGAAGAGTTTCAAATTATTTCAAGAAAAGGGTCTTGATATAACTACAACGGACAAAACATTGCTCAAGGTTTATTGAATTTATCTTTACTTCTACAAACTAATTTAGATTTATATAATGAAATATATAATCAAGTAATTGAAAAAAATAATAATAATGAATAAATAAGTAATCTTATTTTTCATTTTTTATTTTATTTACTTGTCTGTTTTTAATATAAAAAAATTAAATTATATATAATTTAAAACTATGAAAAAAGAAAATTTAAATATTTTGTTTCTTGGTGATATTTTTGGGACCCCCGGCATTGAGTTTGTATCTAAAAATTTAAAAGAAATTATTGAAAAGGAAAACATTGATTTTGTTATAGCGCAGGCAGAAAATGTTTCAGGTAGAAAGGGATTTATTCCAAAACATTATATTCAACTAAAAAAAGCTGGAGTAAATGCGTTTACTTTAGGGAATCATGTTTGAGCAAAATCGGAAATAATGGAAATTATTGAGAATAATGATTTAATTAGACCTATAAATATCGAAGAAGGATATCCAGGGTCAGGAATAAGATTTTTTGATGTTTTTGGAAATAAAGTTGCAATTATGTCATTTATGGGGATAACCTTTAATCCATTATTACAACCTTGAAAACAAGAATGTGCAAATAATTTTTTCGATAAGTTTGATGAAGCTTATAACAATAGTGATGCTGATTACTATATCATTGATTTTCACGCTGAAACAACATCAGAAAAATCAGTGTTTGGATTATATGTTGATGGTAAGGCTGATGCTTTAGTTGGAACACATACACATGTTCAAACAAATGATGCAAAAATTTTACCAAACGGAACATATTATTTAACTGATTGTGGAATGTGTGGACCTAGAGATTGCGCAATTGGTTCTAATTTCAAAGAAGTTTACGAAAAAATGAGATATGATGCAAGAAATCCTTTTAAGGTTTCAAATAACAAATGTCAATTAAACGGTGTTATATTTACATTAACTAAAAATAAAGAAAACAAAAAAATTAAATTAATTAATTTCTTGGAGAAATAATGGAAGGAAAAAAACAGATAATTAGAAAAAGTAATTTTTTGTTAAAAAAATATAATTTCCGAAAAAACATAATTAGTTATATTTATCAATTTGAGCTTTTTGGCAAAAGTTTAAATACTAAAGAAATTGTCGATAATAAATTAAACGAAATTACTAATGCTGAAATTCAAACATTAGAATTAATTGAAGCAAAATATCAGACATTAACAAACATTGCAAAAAAATTTATATTAGAAAATTGAGAATGAGAACGTATTAGTCCGCTTATTAGAGCAATTATTATTTTCGGAATATATGAATTAACTTTCAATGAAAGTAAAGTTGTAATTAATGAAATTATAAACATTACAAAACTTTTCTCACCAGGGGAAGAATATAAATTTGTAAACAAAGTTTTAGATAAAATTTCAAAACAAATAATTAATAAATAATATGAAGAAAACATTAAAAGAATTAATAAAAGAAAAATTTAATTTAGAAGATAAAAAAATTGATTCCTTGGCTATGCAAGGAAAAATTTTTATTAATAATGAAAAAGTGTTTTTAGCTTCTGTTAAAGTTGATGAGAACTGTAATATTGAAATCAAAGATAAAAGTAATAAATATGTTTCTAGAGGTGCATATAAATTAAGGGAAGCAATAGAAAAATTTGAAATAAAAGTTGAAAATAAAACTTGTTTAGATATTGGTTCATCTACAGGAGGCTTTGTTCAAGTTTTATTAGAAAACAAAGCAAATAAAGTTTATGCTCTTGATTCTGGTACAAATCAGTTAGATTTTTCTTTAAGAAAAAACGATAAAGTTGTAGTTTATGAAAAAACAAATTTAAAAAATATCAATGAATCTTTATTTAATGAAGTTATTGAATTAATAACCTGTGATGTTTCTTTTATTAGTTTAAAACATGTTTTTGAAGTGTGCAATAAAATTTTTTTAAATGGCACAAGGCTAATGGCTTTAATAAAGCCTCAGTTTGAGGCTAGCAGTAAATATGTTGAGCCTGGTGGTTATGTTCCCGAGCAACATCATGAGTACATAAAAAATAAGATTCTTCAAATAGCGAAAGAGAATAATTTTGTGTTAATTAAACCGATAATTAAAAGCCCTATTTTAGGAGAAAAATCTAAGAATATTGAATACTTATCTTTTTTTGAAAAACAAGGAGAGTAATAAATGAAAAAAGAACAAAGAGAAATTATTTTCCCAATGTTTAAAAATAACCCAGATATTATCTACTTAGATAATGCTGCTTTAACTTTTAAACCACAAGAAGTTATTGATAAGGGCACTGAATTTTATGAAAAATTTTGTGTATCAACACGAACAGCTGATTCTAAATTAGGAATCCAATTAAATACAGACTTGCAAAATGTAAGAAAGAGTATTGCTAATTTTGTAAATAGCGAAGAAGATGAAGTTATTTTTACTTCTGGAACAACAGAAGGCTTAAACATAATTGCTAGAATGCTATCTTTAATAATAAATGAAGGAAAAATTATTTTTACTTTTTTTAATCACTCATCAGCAATAGTCCCATTTATTGAAAATTTTAAAAACAAAAACGTTGATTTTAAATATTGTTTAGATCAAAAAGAAATAATAAATTCAATTGACAATAATACAAAAATCTTGGTATTGCCACAATTGAGTAATAACTTTCAAGTTGATTTTAATTTAGAAGAAATATATAAAAAGTGTAAAGAACACAACACCATTTTAATTAATGATGCTGCTCAGGCAATAGTGCACACTAAGGTTAATTTCAAAAATTGTGATGTTTTTGTTTTTTCAGGTAATAAAATTTATGGTCCCACTGGAACTGGAGCTTTAATTGTCAAAAAAGAATTATTAGATAAATTAAGTCCGACAAAATGAGGCGGCGGACAAGTTCAAAATATTTATGAAAACCGTAATTGAAATATGCGAAATACAATTAATAAATGAGAGCCTGGGACAGCAAATTTTGCCGGTATTTTACAATTAGGAAAAGCAATAACTTTTTTTAAAAAATTTAATATTCAAGAATTAGAGAAAAAAGAGAAAGAGCTAGCCTTGTATGCTTATGAGGAATTAAACAAAGTTCCTAATATTAAAATAGGATCAAACAAGGGGGATACTATTATTTTATTTAATATTGAAGGCGTTTCATCACAAGATGTTGCTTCATATTTAGGAAATAGAGATATTTATGTAAGAGCAGGCGCTTTTTGCGCTTACAAATTTAAAGAAGTTAATGATTATTCAAACTCATATGTCAGAGTATCACTAGCAATGTATAATAACAAAGAAGATATTGACAAATTAGTAAAAACGTTAGCAAATGGAGGCAACTTTATTGAAATCTTTTAATAACCAAGAAAAGCAAGCAATTATTTTTAATGCATATTCAAATCCACAATATAAATTAACAAATAAAACTAACAAAGGAATTTGCGAACATTCTTCCGTTTGTGTTGATGACCTTGAGTTAAATTTAATGTTTAAAAAAAATATCTTAATTGAGGCAAATTATTTTGCTGAAGGTTGTGCTATTTTTATATCTAGTATCGAAATAATGATTAAAGAATTGTTAAATAAGGATAAAAAACAAATTAATGATATTTTAGAAAATTATTTCAAACTAATCAATAAAGAAGAGTTAATTGATAATAATGTGGAATTGGGTCAATTAACTGTTTTTGAGAATGTTAAAATTCATTTAAATAGATTAGAATGTGCTTCGATTATATATCGTGCCTTTAAAAAAGGATTAAATGTCTAAGGTTATATTTCATATTGATATGGATTCATTTTTTGTAAGTTGTGAACGATCAAAAAATGAATCATTAATAAATAAACCAGTTGTTATTGCTTCAAATTTAAAGAGGGCGATAGTTACTGCAATGTCTTATGAAGTAAAAAACGCCGGATTTAAAACCGGTGATCCTTTTTATTTAGTAAAAGATAAAATAAAAGATTTAATTGTTATAGAACCTCATTATCAGTTATATTCTTTAATGTCTAAAAAAATTTT from Mycoplasmopsis arginini encodes:
- the pheS gene encoding phenylalanine--tRNA ligase subunit alpha yields the protein MFDLKKINNLEDLKLAKNQFNNSSELKTLMEQLKVADKSLKPEIGKKIQELKKEAEDFFEKAKEKINQIEIQKQLENDFVDFATPVEFEGSIHPVNLISERFREWLLFNGYIELNYSEIENEKYNFENLNIPASHPAREMQDSLYLNKNELLRTHNTGISARALERFVNSEFSQFTIGKVYRNDEEDRTHTHQFTQLDLVSIGNVSFASLMYTLKEMLSYVLEEEIKIRLRPSYFPFTEPSVEVDIFFKNRWIEVLGAGMLNEKVLKAAGYSNEMNGFAAGIGIERIAMIKYGIEDIRELYTNDKRFLKQFK
- a CDS encoding TIGR00282 family metallophosphoesterase is translated as MKKENLNILFLGDIFGTPGIEFVSKNLKEIIEKENIDFVIAQAENVSGRKGFIPKHYIQLKKAGVNAFTLGNHVWAKSEIMEIIENNDLIRPINIEEGYPGSGIRFFDVFGNKVAIMSFMGITFNPLLQPWKQECANNFFDKFDEAYNNSDADYYIIDFHAETTSEKSVFGLYVDGKADALVGTHTHVQTNDAKILPNGTYYLTDCGMCGPRDCAIGSNFKEVYEKMRYDARNPFKVSNNKCQLNGVIFTLTKNKENKKIKLINFLEK
- a CDS encoding replication-associated recombination protein A; translation: MKINLANQLRPITLDNFICSDSKRKLFESIIKNKDYSSFIFYGKPGCGKTTIANILANEINGNYDFFNAAIDKKEDLLIKIKNNDILIIDEIHRLNKDKQDILLPYLEDGFITIYATTTENPYFKLNPALRSRAHIIEMDLPSLNDIKIRLSEIAKKEKMLWLENTDIQTFIAKQANGDFRSAINIVELISKLQNSKDITLDTIKKIIPSINFVSDKDGDNHYDLLSAFHKSLRGSDPDAALYWGLLILKSGNTDDLFRRMLCASYEDVGLANPMVGVQTLSAIEAFERLGLPEGYLSIGFAILNIALSPKSNSSYLAIEATKRILDSNFIFQPPNHLKDAHYSSAIKLNRGINYKYPHNFPNNWIEQQYLPNEIKSQEIYTYQNQGWEKKIKEYWNKIKNTKEK
- a CDS encoding transcription antitermination protein NusB is translated as MEGKKQIIRKSNFLLKKYNFRKNIISYIYQFELFGKSLNTKEIVDNKLNEITNAEIQTLELIEAKYQTLTNIAKKFILENWEWERISPLIRAIIIFGIYELTFNESKVVINEIINITKLFSPGEEYKFVNKVLDKISKQIINK
- a CDS encoding phenylalanine--tRNA ligase subunit beta; this translates as MLFSYKTLCKLANLKTVTIEDVVEAINSIGFEVEEYHKFSEVEGIKICNVLKTYKNPQADRLTVCEVQYGDGHKAIIQTTATNMKEGQYVMSFVPGSRSKDIVFAPRKMQGIISEGMFVSLTELGFDPEIVPKELNEGIFQLDKIDLNIDPITYFDLDDYIIDISILSNRADAQCYLVMAKELAAYFDTDVKWPKKANPNLISDFVVKNLNNTQAFSLIEASNTNLGCSLHEQMLLWKHGIKTFSNAVDLTNLVLLFAGVPCHVYNKEDLKSNEFSVNNFNGKLNILGNKEIEFDNALCVYNGSNPVSLAATIGLEEYQFKKEAKKAVFELASFNILNIRKNSKQIKMNTNSSQRASREISDGSLVLAYNFLSQYLTDYSAQINAPKLHKKTILIDKSYLNKFAGFSINKTKKYNDVISKLARLDFKFKSDYSEVTFPNYRYDLNSMQDFVEEIFRFYGYNNFPLKQPKLTRLNFEINKIYDYYKTLANKNYSNVRTYTLIKPEDNIFNPFNIEEVLNASDSKNYDHSQIRLSLIHSLNEVLVYNKKQGFEYGSYFDIGMVGREMDVLGICSNLKTFEEIKLDIQSLTNKTLDFKESKNIIFNPKASCEIYLDNEFIGYIAKIHPQFINSDAFFAEIKLSKLSNNRKTFTNYRHEPLKNRDITFELEQHESVNEIIEKIKTIKGIHSYKIIDIYRKDNNLKTVTFSFLIEDWAIKKLEQVFATTK
- a CDS encoding single-stranded DNA-binding protein, which translates into the protein MNKVILVGRLAAKPFKGLTSSNIEYSRFTIVVTRNYAAPNSEPISDFIPCVAWRSNATFINKFMDKGSLMLIEGTFQSSKTTDQNGQTVNNYVISADRIQSLETKEVSESRRKNNLKEFSISNEENKTTASSSESQSENEETEAAYDGLSWDF
- the recA gene encoding recombinase RecA, yielding MKETEIKKNVDIEQILREIEKEFGKESIMLLGEEPSIIPETFSSGSLNIDNILGIGGWPKGRVIEIFGPESSGKTTLALHAIAEIQKTGGIAAFIDAEHSIDPIYAKNLGVDIKNLILAQPSSGEEALEIVDRLAKTGSIDLIVVDSVAALVPEVELNGEMKDQTIGAQARLMSKALRKITGTLSKNKTTVIFLNQIREKIGVMFGNPETTAGGKALKFYASIRLEVRKSQNITNNGDITGNQIKCKVVKNKLAPPYKSTQIEIVFSRGISRVNEIIQLAEEFQIISRKGSWYNYNGQNIAQGLLNLSLLLQTNLDLYNEIYNQVIEKNNNNE
- a CDS encoding TlyA family RNA methyltransferase, which encodes MKKTLKELIKEKFNLEDKKIDSLAMQGKIFINNEKVFLASVKVDENCNIEIKDKSNKYVSRGAYKLREAIEKFEIKVENKTCLDIGSSTGGFVQVLLENKANKVYALDSGTNQLDFSLRKNDKVVVYEKTNLKNINESLFNEVIELITCDVSFISLKHVFEVCNKIFLNGTRLMALIKPQFEASSKYVEPGGYVPEQHHEYIKNKILQIAKENNFVLIKPIIKSPILGEKSKNIEYLSFFEKQGE
- the rpsR gene encoding 30S ribosomal protein S18 — its product is MARIVRKKLFVRKRPCQFCSSKSPVNYVDYKNEELLSKLVNLQGRIISSRITGTCAKHQRAVALAIKRARLVAILPYIGPVKREFVKKDAVKESKQVVENTATTQETK
- a CDS encoding aminotransferase class V-fold PLP-dependent enzyme yields the protein MKKEQREIIFPMFKNNPDIIYLDNAALTFKPQEVIDKGTEFYEKFCVSTRTADSKLGIQLNTDLQNVRKSIANFVNSEEDEVIFTSGTTEGLNIIARMLSLIINEGKIIFTFFNHSSAIVPFIENFKNKNVDFKYCLDQKEIINSIDNNTKILVLPQLSNNFQVDFNLEEIYKKCKEHNTILINDAAQAIVHTKVNFKNCDVFVFSGNKIYGPTGTGALIVKKELLDKLSPTKWGGGQVQNIYENRNWNMRNTINKWEPGTANFAGILQLGKAITFFKKFNIQELEKKEKELALYAYEELNKVPNIKIGSNKGDTIILFNIEGVSSQDVASYLGNRDIYVRAGAFCAYKFKEVNDYSNSYVRVSLAMYNNKEDIDKLVKTLANGGNFIEIF
- a CDS encoding iron-sulfur cluster assembly scaffold protein: MKSFNNQEKQAIIFNAYSNPQYKLTNKTNKGICEHSSVCVDDLELNLMFKKNILIEANYFAEGCAIFISSIEIMIKELLNKDKKQINDILENYFKLINKEELIDNNVELGQLTVFENVKIHLNRLECASIIYRAFKKGLNV